From a region of the Burkholderia sp. PAMC 26561 genome:
- a CDS encoding MipA/OmpV family protein, giving the protein MGFAHADETPADSDWKISVGPGVYLFPKFPGSSQLQVLPFLVQDISWRDRLFSQGPDVLGVNVLRSENYHVGMSMSFDFQSRSSSDDARLRGLPDVHYGPKLRLFADYTWWAFTGAAAVYQDIAGTGQGLTAMGDLFISAPVGNLLLSMGPGLTWANATYTRTLFGISPQESAASGLPHYDTASGLRDVHFNVNATYKISPHWSANVAAVVGRLERYAAGSPITERRLDLNGMASVLYRF; this is encoded by the coding sequence ATGGGATTCGCGCACGCCGATGAAACGCCGGCCGACAGCGACTGGAAGATCTCGGTCGGACCAGGCGTGTATCTGTTCCCGAAGTTTCCGGGTTCCTCGCAGCTTCAAGTGCTGCCCTTCCTCGTGCAGGACATTTCGTGGCGGGACCGCTTGTTTTCGCAGGGTCCGGATGTGCTTGGTGTCAATGTGCTGCGAAGCGAGAATTATCATGTCGGCATGTCGATGAGCTTCGACTTCCAGTCAAGATCATCCTCCGACGATGCGCGGCTCAGGGGCCTGCCCGATGTGCACTACGGACCGAAGCTGCGGCTCTTCGCCGATTACACGTGGTGGGCGTTCACCGGCGCGGCGGCGGTCTATCAGGACATTGCGGGAACCGGACAGGGCCTGACCGCGATGGGCGATCTGTTCATATCGGCGCCTGTCGGCAACTTGCTTCTTTCAATGGGCCCCGGCCTCACCTGGGCGAATGCGACCTATACACGTACCTTGTTCGGCATCTCGCCGCAGGAAAGCGCGGCATCGGGATTGCCGCATTACGACACTGCTTCAGGCTTGCGCGATGTTCACTTCAACGTGAACGCAACGTACAAGATCAGTCCGCACTGGTCGGCGAACGTCGCGGCAGTTGTGGGACGCCTCGAGCGATACGCCGCCGGCAGTCCGATCACAGAGCGCCGGCTCGACCTCAACGGCATGGCGTCGGTGCTCTACCGCTTCTAG
- a CDS encoding DUF4118 domain-containing protein: MEVRNSRRWAPRGRKRWMIATAALCTAAVVRLILHPLLGPIMPGTAFLITAVLVEYYCGLAPAICVMLAGLCLADYLFVPPYGRIDIIDASDIRLLVSYPLITMVVITLVERLRRAQYRAEMLAAVAHSRYEMLLRGDNERLLVRRATDEMHRMLHHIAQHTRSLILIKALDPATSAPPSSFVAAAVSSTPGGTTDDASFRAGIAYGARHSQVHQEDLARVSDRLVPGHHRMRFLSGAEDWRAVECMCERFTTPSGDFLILRAED, from the coding sequence ATGGAAGTCAGGAATTCTCGACGATGGGCTCCGCGCGGCCGCAAACGATGGATGATCGCGACAGCCGCACTATGTACCGCAGCCGTCGTCCGATTGATTCTTCACCCGCTGCTCGGCCCGATCATGCCCGGGACTGCTTTTCTTATCACCGCCGTGCTCGTGGAGTATTACTGTGGCCTCGCGCCTGCAATCTGCGTGATGCTGGCGGGGCTGTGTCTCGCAGATTATCTGTTCGTACCGCCGTACGGACGCATTGACATCATCGACGCGTCGGATATCCGGCTGCTGGTCTCGTACCCGCTCATTACCATGGTGGTCATTACACTGGTCGAGCGCCTGAGGCGCGCACAGTATCGCGCCGAGATGCTGGCAGCAGTGGCGCACTCCCGCTATGAGATGCTGCTGCGCGGCGATAACGAACGCCTGCTCGTGCGTCGCGCCACGGACGAAATGCATCGCATGCTGCATCACATCGCGCAGCACACCCGCTCGCTCATACTCATCAAGGCGCTCGATCCAGCAACAAGCGCACCGCCCAGCAGTTTCGTCGCGGCCGCGGTAAGCTCGACGCCCGGTGGCACGACCGACGACGCATCGTTCCGTGCAGGCATTGCCTACGGCGCCAGGCATTCGCAAGTGCACCAGGAAGATCTTGCCCGTGTAAGCGACCGGCTGGTGCCGGGTCACCACCGCATGCGTTTTCTGTCTGGAGCCGAGGATTGGCGGGCAGTCGAATGTATGTGCGAACGCTTCACCACGCCGTCCGGCGATTTTCTCATCCTCCGGGCGGAAGACTGA
- a CDS encoding dihydrodipicolinate synthase family protein, producing the protein MIPTHDAPYDGIYAATLCPLDTDGRHVDEAALERHIADVSAVDGIAGLLVNGHAGENFMLSAADKRRVVEIAHDVCGDRLIIVAGVNSEDSYEAQSHANDAKRAGADALLLFPPFSWALSTDLDTVLTHHRIVNAEARMPMMLYQAGVGTGGMAYTPEMLTALAGLPEVVAIKEGSWETAAYEANRRLVKTVAPHVAVMASGDEHLFTCFVTGTEGSLVSLAAVVPELIVALYRAVKNGDLAEAQRLHERVYPLAKAIYGTAPGAHANARLKACLHRLGRFPNAAMRPPIPPLSALELARLDDALSIATRL; encoded by the coding sequence ATGATCCCGACGCACGACGCTCCCTATGACGGTATTTACGCCGCCACCCTTTGTCCGCTCGACACCGACGGGCGCCATGTGGACGAAGCCGCGCTCGAGCGGCACATCGCGGACGTATCTGCAGTGGACGGCATTGCCGGACTGCTCGTGAACGGCCACGCCGGCGAGAATTTCATGTTGTCAGCGGCGGACAAGCGCCGCGTGGTCGAGATTGCGCACGATGTATGCGGCGACCGGCTGATCATCGTGGCGGGCGTAAATTCCGAGGACAGCTACGAGGCGCAGTCGCACGCCAACGATGCAAAACGGGCCGGCGCCGATGCCCTGCTGCTGTTCCCGCCGTTCTCATGGGCATTGTCGACGGATCTCGATACCGTCCTCACCCACCACCGGATTGTGAACGCCGAAGCCCGCATGCCGATGATGCTGTATCAGGCCGGCGTCGGCACGGGCGGCATGGCGTACACGCCCGAGATGCTGACCGCGCTGGCCGGCTTGCCGGAAGTCGTGGCGATCAAGGAAGGCAGTTGGGAAACCGCCGCCTACGAGGCGAACCGGCGGCTGGTCAAAACGGTCGCGCCCCATGTCGCCGTGATGGCTTCCGGCGACGAACACCTTTTCACCTGCTTCGTCACGGGCACCGAGGGCAGTCTGGTGAGCCTCGCTGCGGTCGTGCCGGAACTCATCGTGGCGTTGTACCGGGCGGTGAAGAACGGCGATCTCGCCGAAGCTCAACGCCTGCACGAACGCGTTTATCCGCTTGCGAAAGCCATCTACGGCACGGCGCCCGGCGCGCATGCAAACGCGCGCCTGAAGGCTTGCCTGCATCGGCTGGGCCGCTTTCCCAACGCGGCGATGCGTCCGCCCATTCCGCCGCTGTCGGCACTCGAACTTGCGCGTCTCGATGACGCCCTGAGCATCGCAACCCGTCTTTAA
- a CDS encoding alpha/beta hydrolase, whose translation MNAPQGLPARSNDHAVLLLHGLSSSASELRFLARLLTEEGFVTHTPELPGYSAGTGHVPMEQWISAAVAEFDALAAQHQHVSVCGLSMGATLAAAVAQQRPAARALLLLSITLNYDGWAIPWYRFLLDYAYYTPMRSRYRYREHKPYGLRNEALRSKIARAMQRGEISEVGPASIALPALHEASRLAGSVRKKLKTINADCLIIHAIDDETSSPHNARFVAANVGASFLRTIWLDDSYHMITSDNEREVVARECALFLRESAAASVSSNNPTPVVSRALARRLRQLATVAGKA comes from the coding sequence ATGAACGCGCCTCAAGGTCTCCCCGCCCGGAGCAACGATCACGCTGTGCTGCTGCTGCACGGGCTGTCGAGTTCCGCGTCTGAATTGCGGTTTCTTGCACGCCTTCTGACCGAAGAAGGCTTCGTGACGCACACGCCGGAACTGCCTGGCTACAGTGCGGGCACGGGACACGTGCCGATGGAGCAGTGGATCAGTGCAGCGGTTGCCGAATTCGATGCGCTCGCCGCGCAGCACCAGCACGTATCGGTCTGCGGACTCTCCATGGGCGCGACGCTGGCCGCCGCCGTGGCGCAGCAGCGCCCGGCCGCACGCGCCTTGCTGTTGCTGTCGATCACGCTCAATTACGACGGCTGGGCTATTCCCTGGTATCGATTCCTGCTCGACTACGCCTATTACACCCCGATGCGCTCGCGCTATCGGTATCGCGAGCATAAGCCCTACGGCCTGCGCAACGAAGCGTTGCGCTCGAAGATCGCGCGGGCGATGCAAAGGGGCGAAATCAGCGAAGTCGGGCCTGCATCCATAGCGCTGCCTGCGCTTCACGAAGCAAGCCGGCTGGCGGGCTCGGTGCGCAAGAAGCTGAAAACCATCAATGCCGATTGCCTCATCATTCACGCGATTGACGACGAGACGTCGAGCCCGCACAACGCGCGCTTTGTCGCGGCGAACGTCGGGGCGTCGTTTCTTCGCACCATCTGGCTCGATGACTCCTACCATATGATCACATCGGACAACGAACGCGAGGTCGTCGCCCGGGAGTGCGCGCTCTTTCTGCGCGAAAGCGCAGCGGCATCAGTGTCGAGCAACAATCCGACGCCCGTCGTTTCACGCGCGCTTGCGCGGCGATTGAGGCAGTTGGCGACCGTTGCGGGGAAAGCGTGA
- a CDS encoding amino acid ABC transporter permease yields MSLNFAPIVHQWPYLLGGAWLSLQIAVLAFAMGMAIGLVCAAMLRYGTPWLRGIVRGYVIFATNTPQLVQIFFLFFALPEIGVTLSPFTAVLIGATFNAGAYLCEIQRAGFESVRHMEVEAAEVLGFSTAQIVRYVIVPHVMKVMFAPLSNQFIVMTLGTSMASVFGVEELTGRTFNLSSQTYLSVESFSVAALLYIVITLIATFALVMIGRHLCRAKIKVF; encoded by the coding sequence ATGTCCCTGAATTTCGCGCCCATTGTTCATCAATGGCCTTATCTGCTTGGCGGCGCGTGGCTGAGCCTGCAGATCGCCGTGCTCGCGTTCGCGATGGGCATGGCGATCGGCCTCGTCTGCGCCGCCATGCTGCGTTATGGCACGCCGTGGCTGCGCGGCATCGTTCGCGGGTATGTGATTTTTGCGACCAACACACCGCAGCTCGTCCAGATTTTCTTTTTGTTTTTCGCATTGCCGGAAATCGGCGTGACCTTGTCGCCGTTCACCGCCGTTCTGATTGGCGCGACCTTCAATGCCGGCGCATATCTCTGCGAGATCCAGCGTGCAGGCTTTGAATCGGTGAGGCACATGGAGGTGGAGGCAGCCGAAGTGCTCGGCTTTTCGACCGCGCAGATCGTGCGCTACGTCATCGTTCCTCACGTCATGAAGGTCATGTTTGCGCCGCTCTCAAATCAGTTCATCGTGATGACGCTCGGGACGTCCATGGCGTCCGTCTTCGGTGTCGAGGAACTCACCGGGCGCACCTTCAACCTGAGTTCGCAGACGTATCTGTCAGTCGAGTCGTTCAGCGTCGCTGCGCTCTTGTACATCGTTATTACACTGATCGCCACTTTCGCCCTGGTGATGATCGGACGGCACCTGTGCCGCGCCAAAATCAAGGTCTTCTGA
- a CDS encoding NAD(P)/FAD-dependent oxidoreductase, giving the protein MSDLQANRTSASRFDVAIVGGGVMGCTTALFLARAGMRVAIVERGALCRGASGVNAGTLTLHMTRAALVPYAIEAWKMWTNTGAWLGQSVLATAAPGLSLAFTEAERGLLQQRAAARREFGAQIDLLDRHAALAIEPGLNPAMLEAAYCATDGFASAYLTGRAYHAALSDAGVRIIEQTAVSGVERVKGVYRIRTADETVSIEATRLVMAGGVWLEPLLAMLGIDIPVKTLVNQLIVTERMEPVMRSVLSIANGLLSMKQFANGTVLIGGGWQGIGDRERGGVETVPDNLIGNLRLAQHVIPALARARVNRIWLGLESETADAMPMLGALPGLPGAWVIGCVHSGYTSGPYMGRLLSQAILGEEPAMPLFDPARLIVPPGSSTANTVKPA; this is encoded by the coding sequence ATGAGCGATCTTCAAGCGAACCGCACATCGGCAAGCCGCTTCGACGTGGCCATCGTCGGTGGCGGCGTGATGGGCTGTACGACAGCGCTTTTCCTCGCGCGCGCCGGAATGCGCGTCGCAATTGTCGAGCGCGGCGCGCTGTGTCGGGGAGCGTCGGGAGTGAACGCCGGAACGCTCACGCTGCACATGACGCGCGCCGCGCTCGTGCCCTATGCCATCGAAGCCTGGAAGATGTGGACGAACACCGGCGCATGGCTCGGGCAAAGCGTTCTTGCCACGGCGGCGCCGGGTTTGTCGCTGGCATTCACCGAAGCCGAGCGTGGCCTGTTGCAGCAACGCGCCGCCGCCCGCCGCGAGTTCGGCGCACAGATCGACCTGCTGGACCGGCACGCGGCGCTCGCCATTGAACCGGGCCTGAATCCCGCCATGCTCGAGGCAGCGTATTGCGCCACCGACGGTTTTGCCAGCGCCTATCTGACCGGCCGCGCTTACCACGCCGCGTTGAGCGACGCGGGCGTTCGCATCATCGAGCAGACTGCGGTGTCGGGTGTCGAGCGCGTGAAGGGGGTTTATCGCATCCGCACCGCCGATGAGACCGTCAGCATTGAAGCCACCCGTCTCGTCATGGCCGGCGGCGTCTGGCTCGAACCCTTGCTTGCGATGCTCGGCATCGACATTCCAGTGAAGACGCTCGTCAACCAGTTGATCGTCACCGAGCGCATGGAGCCGGTCATGCGCTCGGTGCTGAGCATCGCAAACGGGCTGCTTTCCATGAAGCAGTTCGCGAACGGCACCGTGCTGATTGGCGGCGGCTGGCAGGGCATTGGCGATCGGGAACGCGGCGGCGTCGAGACTGTGCCGGACAACCTGATCGGCAATCTGCGGCTCGCGCAGCACGTGATCCCCGCCCTGGCCCGCGCGCGTGTGAACCGTATCTGGCTCGGACTCGAATCTGAAACCGCCGACGCCATGCCCATGCTTGGCGCGCTGCCCGGCTTGCCCGGCGCATGGGTCATCGGCTGCGTGCATTCGGGCTATACGAGCGGCCCTTACATGGGCCGGCTGCTGAGCCAGGCCATCCTTGGCGAAGAACCCGCCATGCCGCTCTTCGATCCTGCGCGGCTGATCGTGCCGCCCGGTTCATCGACCGCCAATACTGTCAAACCTGCCTGA
- a CDS encoding 2Fe-2S iron-sulfur cluster-binding protein has protein sequence MRTDETPPLIQAHERMSAAPVTLMFCGQPVSAHAGASVAAALFAAGIRTLRNSPRNGAPRGMFCAMGSCQECLVMIGTTRSLACKTTVAEGMCVEQVPEAGADE, from the coding sequence ATGCGCACCGACGAAACCCCTCCCCTCATTCAGGCGCACGAACGCATGAGCGCGGCGCCCGTCACGTTGATGTTCTGCGGCCAGCCGGTAAGCGCACACGCCGGTGCGAGCGTGGCGGCGGCGCTCTTTGCGGCGGGCATCAGGACGCTGCGAAACAGCCCGCGCAATGGCGCACCGCGTGGCATGTTCTGCGCAATGGGCTCGTGCCAGGAATGCCTTGTCATGATCGGCACGACGCGCTCGCTCGCATGCAAGACCACGGTCGCTGAAGGAATGTGCGTCGAGCAGGTGCCGGAGGCCGGCGCGGATGAATAG
- a CDS encoding NAD(P)/FAD-dependent oxidoreductase, translated as MNSFDVLVIGGGPAGVHAALAAASSGLEVALFDENAAAGGQVYRAPSVADHAETHDSRAGDALRHALNNSAVTVFFGHTVWAVTGDYRVDASGPSGPVHCTGRALIVASGTTERVVPFEGWTTPGVIGLAAATILLKSQGMAPGSTTLVAGCGPLLAAVAAKTIDIGGKVEAIVDIAGPLDWARALPAMVSRPDLMREGFDWWRTIRRAGVPIYSRHTIVEVNGDGSDLMATLAPCDAAGRPVDGPRRMVSADCVTVGHGLTPSTEITRLLRAKHRYSRDAGGWIAQADGDGRTSRDRLYVAGDGAGIAGAAAAIHHGTLAGLACALDLATGKTQPPDSELDNARRAHAKSARFGRSMSRMMALRHGHIDSIGPDVIVCRCEDVTRGEIDAACDAGARDADQLKAWTRCGMGPCQGRTCGDIAAEILAARTPGGSREQAGSFSARTPLRPMTVEALTGDFTYADIPIPKAAPL; from the coding sequence ATGAATAGCTTCGACGTACTTGTAATAGGCGGTGGTCCCGCTGGCGTGCATGCTGCGCTGGCGGCGGCATCGTCGGGACTCGAGGTCGCGCTCTTCGATGAAAACGCCGCCGCCGGCGGTCAGGTGTATCGCGCGCCGAGCGTGGCCGATCACGCTGAGACACATGACAGCCGGGCCGGCGATGCCCTGCGCCACGCCTTGAACAACAGCGCAGTCACCGTCTTCTTCGGGCATACCGTGTGGGCGGTGACGGGCGATTACCGCGTGGATGCGTCAGGTCCGTCCGGTCCTGTTCATTGCACGGGGCGCGCATTGATAGTGGCGTCCGGCACCACCGAGCGTGTCGTGCCGTTCGAAGGCTGGACCACGCCGGGCGTGATCGGACTCGCCGCCGCGACGATCCTGCTCAAGTCGCAAGGCATGGCCCCGGGCAGCACCACGCTGGTCGCCGGATGCGGACCTCTGTTGGCCGCGGTTGCCGCCAAGACGATCGACATTGGCGGCAAGGTCGAAGCAATCGTGGATATTGCGGGGCCGCTCGACTGGGCGCGTGCGCTGCCTGCCATGGTCTCGCGGCCGGATCTCATGCGTGAAGGTTTCGACTGGTGGCGCACCATCCGGCGTGCGGGCGTCCCGATATATTCGCGCCATACGATTGTCGAAGTGAACGGCGACGGCAGCGACCTGATGGCGACGCTCGCACCGTGCGATGCCGCCGGACGTCCGGTCGACGGGCCGCGCCGCATGGTAAGCGCCGATTGCGTCACGGTGGGGCATGGGCTGACGCCATCGACCGAAATCACGCGGCTCTTGCGGGCGAAGCATCGCTATTCCCGGGATGCGGGTGGCTGGATAGCGCAGGCGGACGGGGATGGACGGACATCGCGGGATCGCCTTTATGTTGCCGGTGATGGCGCGGGCATTGCCGGAGCGGCCGCGGCAATCCATCACGGGACGCTGGCAGGACTTGCCTGCGCGCTGGACCTGGCCACCGGAAAAACGCAGCCACCTGATTCGGAACTCGACAACGCCCGCCGCGCCCATGCGAAATCCGCGCGCTTTGGCCGCTCGATGTCGCGGATGATGGCACTGCGCCACGGTCACATCGACAGCATTGGACCGGACGTGATCGTGTGCCGCTGCGAAGACGTGACGCGCGGCGAGATCGATGCGGCCTGCGACGCAGGTGCTCGCGATGCGGACCAGCTCAAGGCATGGACACGATGCGGCATGGGACCGTGCCAGGGACGGACCTGTGGCGACATCGCTGCAGAAATTCTGGCGGCGCGAACCCCGGGAGGGTCACGCGAACAAGCCGGCTCTTTTTCCGCGCGCACCCCGTTGCGCCCGATGACCGTGGAAGCGCTTACGGGCGACTTCACCTACGCCGATATCCCGATCCCGAAGGCGGCGCCGCTATGA
- a CDS encoding alpha/beta hydrolase, translating into MRLLDYTLRFAVAAYLTAALALYLMQDRLLLPSTPDAADLRTVSLAGERIDVWKAGGEYAGYVITPAGQAPRGTFIVYHGNEESAETKLPLADVFVRAGYRVVIAEYPGHGRRQGERTMKAAVAASREVFAAARAQWRAPVYLVGESLGAGMASQVVKGNESSVAGVVLITPWDSLADVAGEKYPIFPVKWMLHDRFDSVAAVARYAGPLVIVGAQQDTLIPVAHAQRFASEHDRARLMLLPTADHDTWMGAMRPQDWRRILQWLNAA; encoded by the coding sequence ATGCGCCTGCTTGACTATACCCTACGCTTTGCTGTCGCTGCCTACCTGACGGCGGCGCTGGCGTTGTATCTGATGCAGGATCGCTTGCTGCTGCCCTCCACGCCCGACGCAGCCGATCTGCGCACGGTCTCGCTTGCGGGCGAGCGCATCGATGTGTGGAAGGCGGGCGGCGAGTACGCGGGTTACGTGATCACGCCAGCGGGGCAAGCACCGCGCGGTACTTTTATCGTTTATCACGGCAACGAAGAGTCGGCGGAGACCAAGTTGCCGCTCGCCGACGTATTCGTTCGCGCCGGGTATCGTGTTGTCATTGCAGAGTACCCTGGGCATGGCAGGCGACAAGGCGAGCGCACCATGAAGGCAGCGGTCGCCGCTTCGCGCGAAGTCTTTGCGGCTGCGCGTGCGCAATGGCGCGCACCGGTTTATCTGGTAGGGGAATCGCTGGGCGCGGGCATGGCTTCGCAAGTGGTGAAGGGCAACGAGTCGTCAGTCGCGGGCGTCGTTCTGATTACGCCCTGGGATTCGCTTGCCGACGTGGCCGGGGAGAAGTATCCGATTTTCCCGGTGAAGTGGATGCTGCACGACAGATTCGATTCGGTCGCAGCCGTAGCGCGTTACGCGGGGCCGCTCGTCATCGTCGGTGCGCAGCAGGACACGCTGATTCCGGTCGCGCACGCACAACGTTTTGCGAGCGAACACGACCGTGCGCGGCTCATGCTGTTGCCCACCGCCGATCACGACACCTGGATGGGCGCCATGAGGCCGCAGGACTGGCGACGTATCCTGCAATGGCTGAACGCCGCATGA
- a CDS encoding transporter substrate-binding domain-containing protein → MKSRIVFSRVFAAGLAAFALLGSINASARSLDEILASKKIVFGINPNLPPLGTYDAKNNIDGFDVTIARKIADSLGVKLEIVPVGSNDRVPYLMTDKIDAVMGGMTRNADRLKVIDFTDPVNTEVLGVLTTEGKPYKDWTQLNDPAVRLVQVRGTTPIQLIQEKLPKAQLLILDNYPDAVRAIAQGRADALIDVLDFMLSYTKNYPTKWRVVDAPIEVDYDCIGVQKGNTALTQRLNTEIGTLQKNGFVAASWKKWFGSAMLHDPTAAPAAQ, encoded by the coding sequence ATGAAATCCAGGATTGTCTTTAGCCGGGTATTTGCCGCGGGCCTTGCTGCCTTCGCGCTGCTTGGCTCGATCAACGCTTCGGCACGTTCGCTGGATGAGATCCTTGCGTCCAAGAAGATCGTGTTCGGCATCAACCCGAACCTGCCGCCGCTCGGCACCTATGACGCGAAGAACAACATCGACGGATTCGATGTGACGATTGCCCGGAAGATCGCGGATTCGCTCGGCGTGAAGCTGGAGATCGTCCCGGTCGGCTCGAACGACCGCGTGCCGTATCTGATGACCGACAAGATCGATGCTGTGATGGGCGGCATGACCCGCAACGCCGACCGGCTGAAGGTGATCGACTTCACCGATCCGGTGAACACCGAAGTGCTTGGCGTACTCACGACCGAAGGCAAGCCGTACAAGGACTGGACGCAGTTGAACGATCCGGCGGTGCGGCTGGTGCAGGTGCGCGGCACGACGCCGATCCAGTTGATCCAGGAGAAGTTGCCGAAGGCGCAATTGCTGATCCTCGACAACTATCCGGACGCCGTTCGCGCGATTGCCCAGGGCCGGGCCGATGCGCTGATCGACGTCCTCGACTTCATGTTGAGCTATACGAAGAACTATCCGACGAAATGGCGTGTCGTCGATGCACCCATTGAAGTGGACTACGACTGCATAGGCGTGCAGAAGGGCAATACCGCGCTGACGCAGCGGCTCAACACGGAAATTGGCACGCTGCAGAAGAACGGCTTTGTAGCCGCGAGCTGGAAGAAGTGGTTTGGTAGCGCCATGCTGCACGATCCGACCGCGGCACCCGCGGCCCAATGA
- the hydA gene encoding dihydropyrimidinase, which produces MTRTLIKGGRIITAVDDYVADILVEGERVVCIGLNLEGGEDARVIDAAGLLVFPGGVDCHTHMENTFGPSVTADNFASGTRSAAFGGTTTIIDFALQTAGTSPLDAIARARGKADSKASIDYGFHVIVTHVDERVLGDMQYAIRHEGVSSFKMFMAYPGTVMSDDAAIFQAMRMVGQHGGMIALHAENGTIIDLLIKEALAQGHTAPKYHALTRPAIMEGEATHRGIKLAELAEAPVYFVHLSAKEALKHVIEARDLGIPVFAETCPHYLFFDESAYADESFDIARYVMSPPLRSKDAQNALWTALKTDDLQLISTDHCPYCMKEGHLGRVNQKPFGADDFSKIPNGVPGVETRMTVVYNGGVRPGRISLNRFVELMSTAPAKLFGLFPKKGTIAVGSDADIVLFDPDESHTISADTQHSDCDFTLFEGHRVTGRVKKVLLRGELLIDDNDWVGRSGGGEFVARGELGAHW; this is translated from the coding sequence ATGACACGAACCCTGATCAAAGGCGGCCGCATCATCACGGCGGTGGACGATTACGTGGCCGATATCCTGGTGGAAGGCGAGCGCGTGGTCTGCATTGGACTGAACCTGGAGGGCGGCGAGGACGCGCGCGTGATCGACGCAGCCGGCCTGCTCGTGTTCCCCGGCGGCGTGGATTGCCACACGCATATGGAAAACACCTTCGGGCCTTCGGTCACCGCCGACAACTTTGCGTCAGGTACACGGTCCGCCGCGTTCGGCGGGACGACCACGATCATCGACTTCGCGCTTCAGACGGCCGGCACGAGTCCCCTCGATGCTATTGCGCGGGCACGCGGCAAGGCGGATTCGAAGGCGAGCATCGACTACGGGTTTCACGTGATCGTCACCCATGTCGACGAGCGCGTGCTCGGCGACATGCAGTACGCAATCCGGCACGAAGGCGTGTCGAGCTTCAAGATGTTCATGGCGTATCCCGGCACCGTCATGTCCGACGACGCCGCCATCTTCCAGGCCATGCGCATGGTCGGCCAGCACGGCGGAATGATTGCGCTGCACGCCGAGAACGGCACGATCATCGACCTGCTGATCAAGGAGGCGCTCGCGCAAGGTCATACCGCGCCGAAGTATCACGCGCTCACGCGTCCTGCCATCATGGAAGGCGAGGCGACGCACCGCGGCATCAAGCTCGCCGAACTGGCCGAGGCGCCAGTGTACTTCGTGCATTTGTCGGCGAAGGAAGCGTTGAAGCATGTGATCGAGGCGCGCGATCTCGGCATTCCCGTGTTCGCGGAAACGTGCCCGCATTACCTTTTCTTCGATGAGTCCGCTTACGCCGACGAAAGCTTCGATATCGCGCGCTACGTGATGAGTCCGCCGCTGCGCTCGAAGGATGCGCAAAACGCCCTGTGGACCGCGCTCAAGACCGACGACCTGCAACTGATCTCCACCGATCATTGCCCTTACTGCATGAAGGAAGGGCATCTCGGACGCGTCAACCAGAAGCCCTTCGGCGCCGACGATTTCTCGAAGATCCCCAATGGCGTGCCGGGCGTCGAGACCCGCATGACAGTGGTCTACAACGGGGGCGTGCGTCCCGGCAGGATCTCCCTGAATCGCTTTGTCGAGTTGATGTCGACTGCGCCCGCAAAGCTCTTCGGGCTGTTTCCGAAGAAAGGCACGATCGCCGTTGGCAGCGATGCCGATATTGTCCTGTTCGATCCCGACGAGTCGCACACCATCAGCGCCGATACCCAGCACAGCGATTGCGATTTCACGCTGTTCGAAGGACATCGCGTAACCGGTCGTGTGAAGAAAGTGCTGCTGCGCGGCGAACTGCTGATCGATGACAACGACTGGGTCGGCCGCTCCGGTGGAGGAGAGTTCGTCGCGCGTGGCGAACTCGGCGCGCACTGGTAA